agtgctgcatcagagtaatgaatcaactcaaataaatgagtacgtagaccttggaattatcgtttataggcatgagtttaagaaaactcaaacattcaaataacagtcgcgatggcgacgcatccataagaaacgagggttggataggtttcgaataatcgaaatattcaagtatgtaaccggaatcagaagggttgtgatgtatatggtcacaaaataatcgatgcatatcggcgattctcatgatcgcacccaaaacagcggtgcactcaggcgaccacacgaaatcgatatcttcctttttaaataataacgtgactcccccaggaccgtcacacgaaaaacgtcgaccaagaggggaatcatatccctctttggtctcatcggcgttataagaaaggccggaaaagaagacatgaaaaaaaaggctaatagcgcccgataatttatatatatatatcttcaaaagcagcaactttaagaaaaacatacttgttggtctgccaaatagaccgcatataagtaaattgctctgcaaatcgatcgtcatgcatgaagttgcttgttgaattccttttcgatcttcgtccgatgacataaaatcttgggagggtacgatcaaaatcgtatgtagatgacaaaagtatcatccatctcggcatgaatgtcatcaccatagtacgacgagtgatcacttttcctatgcaagcacgtgaaacatagttagaaaacgaaaacgtgcaaataaacgatttaataagcaataggaaaataaaaaggaaaaaagagaaatagtttaaaggcccaaaagggtagagaagacgggagtagcttctcttgagcgaagagtttgcttgtgcagtttgcgttcattgcgtatatatgcgggaggagcaattttgaatcctctgatgcggggtttttcggggcaaaaagatgtttttgcggagcgaatgcggaggataccctgcggggctgcggaggctgcgtgcaggggcagcagggggggctgcaggggtgcgtgcagggctgcgtgcgtgcgtgcagggctgcgttgcgggggctgcagggcagggcagcgtgcggggctgcgggggtagcacgcaggggctgcgcgcggggctgcaggggcagcacgcaggggctgcgcgcggggctgcaggggcagcacgcaggggctgcgcgcggggctgcgggggcagcacgcaggggttgcggggctgcgtgcagggcttgcgggcaggggctgcggtgCGGCGGCAGCGATGCGGCGGCTGCAGGAGGTGCGccggcgaggagatgccggagcttggaatcgacggtggccggcggaggagagagagagagaaaaaaaatagggctctaaaagttcagggttttagagcaacgtgctgataacgtgttggaggatgaaatattcgtgtattattgaatgatatgggggcctatatataggcattacaaaaccacaatcccgtaggattcggagtcctaatctattacggagatgctaatctatctcctaacaggaaacctattaggctaagacacacacaagggtagaataataattctcccggaacaaataCAATATTTTGCACATATAAATTACTGAGTGGGTGAAAATCTCATCTCCAGAGAAGAAGACGCCTATATATAAGTACGACATGTCGCAATTTACTCGACAAAAACCAACCTCTCCAGCGGAAATCCAATACGCGCGACGCTCCGCCGCTATAGCCTCGGCGAGACAGAGACGATCAGCACCGGCGACGGCGATGAGGCCCACAGCGATGGAATTCTTCGGCGACATGGACGACCAGGCCTCCACCATGGCCATGGACGTCGACGACATCGACGCTCTCGAGTTCGGCGGCGACGGCGTCATCGGTGATAACAAGCTCGCCGACGTCGACTTCTTCAACTCCTTTCAGAACGACTTCGACGAGTCCGACATGACCGACTCCGCCGCCGCCATgtaatgctctgattttgactCTGATGTGATTCTAGGGTTTCGAAAACTGTGATTTTGGGGATTTAGGGTTCCGGTACTTATGTTGTGGAtggttatataatatatatgtgagTATGGATTTTGTAGCTAGTTGTGGTTGGATTATGCGAATTTCGATTTATGGTTTGCTGAAATATTGTGTCTATTTTTAATGCTATATGTTATGTGTTGTTTAGAGAGGTTAGCTGTGGCAGGAGAGTAATGAGCTATCAATACCGAGTGTCATTCAGTCTGATCAGTTAGTTTGGTGCTTAGCATTTTTTGATTAGAGTAAAACAGAGAGCGAGTTTGTTAAGCATGTGTTTTGATGTGGAATTCCAAATGGTGTATGGTGTCGtctttttaattagaatgCCGTGGAATATTGCAGTTTTATGCGAATGATTTTGTTGATTGTATGATGACAGTATGGATTATGGAAGTAAGGTTTACTTTTGACagatttttggtaatttataatattttaaattgCTTTCTAGGTACTTAAGATTTAAGTTATGAGCTTCAGAGTTTCGCCgattgttctttttcttgggAGCTATATAGATAAAAGGTTATGCATTAGTAAAACTGTAGGAGCTTGAATATGGTTGTTTCTATTGTATCCAGGGAGTTGTTTTTGAATCTGCGCTGTAGTGTCACGCTTAAATTGATGTAGTTTAGGAAACTAAAACCACGCAGTCCCTGTGGCTGTACTGCTATAGAGCACAATGTCATATTTTTGAATAGTTTGTCAGTCAGAAGTTATGGGGTACTTCCATATGCAAAGTCGCAGGTaaatg
This is a stretch of genomic DNA from Argentina anserina chromosome 4, drPotAnse1.1, whole genome shotgun sequence. It encodes these proteins:
- the LOC126791665 gene encoding small acidic protein 1 — encoded protein: MSQFTRQKPTSPAEIQYARRSAAIASARQRRSAPATAMRPTAMEFFGDMDDQASTMAMDVDDIDALEFGGDGVIGDNKLADVDFFNSFQNDFDESDMTDSAAAM